The following is a genomic window from Ethanoligenens harbinense YUAN-3.
CGTAAACGATCACGAAAACCACGATATTCAGGGCAACCATCGTGAATTTTACAAAGATGGATTGCATCCACAAGCCCAACAAAGGGCCTATGTCCATGCCCTGCAAGGTGGTTTTCAAGTTGTCCAGCATACCGGACGTGACGGTCGTACTGCTTCCAATCAGCCCTGCCGATTTGTTGACCACGCTTTGCGCCACGTCGAACACGGCCATGACGATATTGAATGTGTTTGATAGAATCAGCACGGCGACGAAGGTTTTGAACACCCACTTGAAAAACATCCATGTGTCGATGTCGTGAAGGTTATTGCGGTCGATCAGCATTTGGATCAGTTCATAGCACATGACAAACGTCAGTACCAATCCGGCAATCGGCAGAACAACCGTTTCGGAAAGCTGCTTTATCATGGAGAACACCCCGGCGTTCCATGACGCCGGGGAAGTTCCCACCTGTGTTGCAATCTCTCCGACTTGGGTGTTCACGTTGTCGAAAAGCCCGCTGAGATTTCCCATGATGCCGTCGATCAGCACGCCTTTGAGCCATTTGGTTATCCAGTCGGTGAGAAAATCCATATCACACTACCTTTACTTGAACAGGCCGGACAGCATCGGAACAAGCGTTGTGCCAAGAAGAATGACGCCGCCGCCCGCCATGAGCTGTTTGATCCCTTGCGATTTCGCGCCCGGATTATCCGACCCATACCCTTCCAGAAGGTTAATCACACCCCACACGGCAAGGCCCGCGCCCAGCGCAACAACAAGGGTCTGCAACGTGCTGACCGCACTTGTGAAAAAAGACATAGCATTACCTCCGTTTTCGTTTTGGAACACAAAAAAGCCGCCATTTTCGGCGGCGGGGAACTTCGGGCCAAGTTGGCCCGAAGTTATGCAAACGCATCCGGGTCGTCAACATCGTCGTAATTGAGGATGTCCTCGTCCTCTCCTGCGGCGGCGTCCTCTCCGGGCGCGTCTACCTCGTAGACGGTATATATTTCATCCGGCTTCACTTTCATACGCCGGTCAATCAGGGAAGAAATGTCGAAGCTGTTGCGTTTGTCGGCCTCGGCGGTATACTTGTAGTTCGGGTGCTTTTTCAGGTCGTACTTGGGGGACAGGAACGGACGGAGGCCCCGAAGCTGCAAAATGCACTTGCTCCCGTCCATTGTGGTCAGCTCGTCTATCGTCATAAGCTCTTTACCGAGCCGTTGCAGATTTTGGCCGTGACTTTCCTGCATCCCCCGCGTGACGCTCTCGGTATACATGGAAATCGTCTCTTTTCCCAAAGCCTCCGAAAGCTCCTTGACGGTGGTATGCTCCCGGCCCCCTAAGAAAATAACCGAATCCATGTTGCCTAAAATTGTCTCGGCATTGTCTTTGTAAAGGGCTTTCAACTGAGCCTCGGCCTGTAAAAACAGGCACAGCGAAATTTCACGGGATCGAATAACGGCCACCAGTTTTTCAAGTTGCGGCACCTGTCCCGTGTTCGCCGCCTCGTCCCACAACACCCGCACATGATGGGGCAAGCGCCCGCCGTACTTGTTGTCGGCCCGTTCACAGAGCAGGTTGAACATCTGTGAAAAAGCCAATGCCACGATGAAATTGTACGTCGTGTCAGTGTCGCTGATGATGAAGAACGTTGCCGTTTTCCGGTCGCCCATGCGGTCAAGCTCCAACTCGTCGTAGCTCATGATCTCCCGAAGCTGCGGGATGTCAAAGGGGGCCAACCTCGCGCCGCAGGAAATGAGAATACTTTTCGCTGTCTTGCCGCTGGCGAGCTTATACTTCTTATACTGCCGCACGGCAAAGTGATTGGGGTTCCGTTTTTCCAGCCCCATGAACATGTAATCCACGGCATTCTTGAAGTTATCATCATCTTCTTTTACTTCCATGCTGTTGATCATGTCCACGAGGGTATTCATGTTGCGTTCTTCCTCCGGCCCCTCAAAGACGATATACGCCACAAGTGCGCAGTACAAAAGGGTTTCTGCTTTCGTCCAGAACTCGTCACCCTCCTTCCCGTCGCCCTTTGTGTTGGTAATCAGGGCATTCACGAATTTCAAAATATCCGATTCCGTCTTGATATACGACAACGGATTGTAGTGCATCGAACGGGCAAAGTCGATGGAATTGAACACCTTGATTTTATAGCCCTGCCGTTTCAAAAAAGCGCCGACCTGTCCGAGTATGCCGCCCTTCGGGTCAACCACAACATAACTGCTATGTGCCTGCAAAAGCTGCGGGGTCAGCCAAAACCGGGTTTTGCCGGAACCGCTTGAACCGATAATACAGCAATTCAGGTTCCGAGCGTTGGCCGGATTCTTGGGCCGCGTGTTCATCGTGAGAAATTCAGTGCCGGTGAGAATGACGTTGTTTTTGAAAACCGGGTCGATGAAGGGCTTGATGTCCTTCGGCGTTCCCCATCGGGCGCTGCCGTATTCCACATCCTTTCTGAACTTTTTGGCGTTTTTTATTTTGTACCAGACCACAAGCCGGAGGATAACGGCCCCCACGAGGCCGATCAGCCAATCGGACGCGACAAGGCCCGGCGCTATCGTCTGAAACGCCGGGCCAATTGTTTTTATCATGCCGATCAGCTTTTCCCCGAAACCGTCCCCCGCCGCGAGGCGGTACGCCGTACAGAGCTTCAGACAGCACCAGAAGATGAACAGATAAGGGACGTTCGGCAGAACAAATCTGCGGATTTTATCGCTCATTCCGCGTCGCCTCCCGTTTTCGCTCGTGGACGCGCGGCCTCGACCGCGCCACATCCGCGAATTTTCTAAGCCGCGCGAGGATGGAGGGCTGTTTGCTCTTACCTCGGCCCATCACCAGCTTGGTATACTCCGAGAACGCCACCGTGATTGCGTCGGCCTGCCCGGCCTTGAAAAACAGCAGATATTTGTTCGGCCCGGTCTTATGGAAAGCGTAATCGACGTTATACTTCCGGGCCACGCGGTCAAAGAGCTTGGTATCGCCGGAAAGGTCGAGGCTGTTGGTGGAAACGCGGTGATTCATGAGCTTTTTCACGCTCTGCCTGCCCTGCGGAGTCTGCACCTTGCGGTGCTCCTTTTGGATCTTCCGCAAAACCGCCGCCAACGCCTTTGCGAGCGTCCGGCCCGTGAGCTTCGCGGCGTTGATCGAAACGGCAACCGTCCGGCGCTCTATATCTTCCTGCATCAAAAAACCTCCTTCCCGCCATAACATGGCGAACGATAACCGGCAGGGGGACTTCGGGCCAAGTTGGCCCGAAGTCCTCTAACGCCCGTCATGCGCCACGGGCCGGGGCCGCTCCGCCGCGGGAGCTTCCTTTTTGCCCTGCGCGATTTGCTCATTGAGAGCGCTCATGGTTTTTCGGATCGAGGGCTTGCGTTCCGCCGCTTTTTCCAGTGTGGCAAGGCCGGAAAGGGCGGCTTCCACATTCCTTTTCATGGAAACGAAGCAGGAGCGTTCCGTTTTGAACGGAGCTTCCAGCGCCCTTGTCAGCCTGCCCGCCGATTTTGCGTCCCGAACGGATTCCATTCCCGTAAGCGCACGGGCCATGTTTTTTACATGCCGCCCGGCTTCATGGTACTCGGTGCTCACGGCCTCGATTTTGGAGATTGCCGCCTCGTCGAACCGGATATTTTCGGTCAGGTTGTTACGCATGGCTTCCAGCAGCGGACGGATTTTGAAAAAGCGGGCGACGTTGTGGAGCGCGGAAATCCCTTTTTCCTTGAAAGCGTCCACAGCGTTTTTACAGCCCTCAATCACGTTTTGCTTTACCGCGTCCAGCCGCCCCCGCAAAACCGCCACATTCTTTTCCAGCGTTTTGACCGCG
Proteins encoded in this region:
- a CDS encoding VirB6/TrbL-like conjugal transfer protein, CD1112 family encodes the protein MDFLTDWITKWLKGVLIDGIMGNLSGLFDNVNTQVGEIATQVGTSPASWNAGVFSMIKQLSETVVLPIAGLVLTFVMCYELIQMLIDRNNLHDIDTWMFFKWVFKTFVAVLILSNTFNIVMAVFDVAQSVVNKSAGLIGSSTTVTSGMLDNLKTTLQGMDIGPLLGLWMQSIFVKFTMVALNIVVFVIVYGRMIEIYMMTSLAPIPFATTVNRELGSMGHNYFRSLLAVAFQGFLMLVCVGIYAVLIQSIATSGDPIGAIWSAVGYTVLLCFTLFKTGSLSKSIFGAR
- a CDS encoding Maff2 family mobile element protein gives rise to the protein MSFFTSAVSTLQTLVVALGAGLAVWGVINLLEGYGSDNPGAKSQGIKQLMAGGGVILLGTTLVPMLSGLFK
- a CDS encoding VirD4-like conjugal transfer protein, CD1115 family, whose protein sequence is MSDKIRRFVLPNVPYLFIFWCCLKLCTAYRLAAGDGFGEKLIGMIKTIGPAFQTIAPGLVASDWLIGLVGAVILRLVVWYKIKNAKKFRKDVEYGSARWGTPKDIKPFIDPVFKNNVILTGTEFLTMNTRPKNPANARNLNCCIIGSSGSGKTRFWLTPQLLQAHSSYVVVDPKGGILGQVGAFLKRQGYKIKVFNSIDFARSMHYNPLSYIKTESDILKFVNALITNTKGDGKEGDEFWTKAETLLYCALVAYIVFEGPEEERNMNTLVDMINSMEVKEDDDNFKNAVDYMFMGLEKRNPNHFAVRQYKKYKLASGKTAKSILISCGARLAPFDIPQLREIMSYDELELDRMGDRKTATFFIISDTDTTYNFIVALAFSQMFNLLCERADNKYGGRLPHHVRVLWDEAANTGQVPQLEKLVAVIRSREISLCLFLQAEAQLKALYKDNAETILGNMDSVIFLGGREHTTVKELSEALGKETISMYTESVTRGMQESHGQNLQRLGKELMTIDELTTMDGSKCILQLRGLRPFLSPKYDLKKHPNYKYTAEADKRNSFDISSLIDRRMKVKPDEIYTVYEVDAPGEDAAAGEDEDILNYDDVDDPDAFA
- a CDS encoding PcfB family protein yields the protein MQEDIERRTVAVSINAAKLTGRTLAKALAAVLRKIQKEHRKVQTPQGRQSVKKLMNHRVSTNSLDLSGDTKLFDRVARKYNVDYAFHKTGPNKYLLFFKAGQADAITVAFSEYTKLVMGRGKSKQPSILARLRKFADVARSRPRVHERKREATRNER
- a CDS encoding DUF6674 family protein; translated protein: MEKSETIAIPLLENEHVKELLAILEANNAPDRKNFFAVLNQVGAMERQLDAAVKELAAMRRELNEARELAHPVKTALQNAVKTLEKNVAVLRGRLDAVKQNVIEGCKNAVDAFKEKGISALHNVARFFKIRPLLEAMRNNLTENIRFDEAAISKIEAVSTEYHEAGRHVKNMARALTGMESVRDAKSAGRLTRALEAPFKTERSCFVSMKRNVEAALSGLATLEKAAERKPSIRKTMSALNEQIAQGKKEAPAAERPRPVAHDGR